Proteins co-encoded in one Rattus rattus isolate New Zealand chromosome 5, Rrattus_CSIRO_v1, whole genome shotgun sequence genomic window:
- the Bpifa2 gene encoding BPI fold-containing family A member 2, translated as MFQLGSLVVLCGLLIGTSESLLGDVANAVNNLDILNSPSEAVAQNLNLDVGSLQQAATWPSAKDSILETLNKVELGNSNGFTPLNGLLLRVNKFRVLDLQAGLSSNGKDIDLKLPLTFDISFSLPVIGPTLDVAVSLDLLNSVSVQTNAQTGLPGVTLGKCSGNTDKISISLLGRRLPFINRILDGASGLLTGAVSILLQNILCPVLQYLLSTMSGSAIQGLLSNVLTGQLAVPL; from the exons ATGTTCCAACTTGGGAGCCTTGTGGTCTTGTGTGGCCTGCTTATTGGGACCTCAGAATCACTTCTTGGTGACGTTGCCAATGCTGTGAATAATTTGGACATTCTTAATTCTCCCTCTGAAG CTGTCGCTCAGAATCTGAACCTGGATGTGGGGTCACTTCAGCAAGCCGCAACTTGGCCATCAGCCAAGGACAGCATTCTCGAAACATTGAACAAAGTGGAGCTTGGCAATTCAAATGGCTTTACACCTTTGAATGGTTTATT GTTGCGAGTCAATAAATTTAGAGTCCTGGATCTTCAAGCTGGGCTGTCTTCCAATGGCAAAGACATCGACCTGAAACTGCCCCTGACTtttgacatttctttctctct GCCTGTCATTGGCCCTACGCTCGACGTTGCTGTTTCCTTGGACCTCCTAAACTCAGTCAGTGTTCAAACCaatgcccagactggcctccctGGGGTGACCCTAGGAAAATGCTCCGGTAATACAGACAAAATCTCCATTTCCTTGTTGGGCAG ACGACTTCCCTTCATCAACCGTATTCTGGATGGTGCATCTGGCCTCCTCACAGGTGCAGTGTCAATCCTGCTGCAAAACATC CTATGCCCAGTGCTCCAGTACCTCCTCAGCACAATGAGTGGAAGTGCTATTCAGGGTCTCCTCT CTAATGTACTAACAGGACAGCTAGCAGTCCCCCTCtga